In Paenibacillus sp. 1781tsa1, one DNA window encodes the following:
- the thyA gene encoding thymidylate synthase, producing the protein MKNYLDLLQDILNNGVHKGDRTGTGTQSVFGRQLRYDLSEGFPLVTTKRIHLKSVIHELLWFLSGDTNISYLKENGVKIWDDWADENGDLGPVYGSQWRTWEAPNGEKIDQISAVIDSIKNNPDSRRHLVSAWNVAEINNMKLPPCHFAFQFYVAEGKLSCMLTMRSVDTFLGLPFNIASYALLTHMIAQQCDLEVGDFIWSGGDVHIYSNHVDQVKTQLEREPYALPKLVIKRKPDSIFDYKFEDFEFENYQHHPGIKAPIAV; encoded by the coding sequence ATGAAAAACTATCTCGATTTATTACAGGATATTCTGAACAACGGCGTGCATAAAGGAGACCGTACCGGAACAGGAACACAATCTGTATTCGGCAGACAACTCCGTTATGATCTCTCGGAAGGATTTCCGCTGGTAACAACCAAACGAATTCATCTCAAATCGGTTATTCATGAACTGTTATGGTTCTTGAGTGGTGATACCAATATATCTTATTTGAAAGAAAACGGTGTGAAGATCTGGGACGACTGGGCGGACGAAAATGGAGATCTGGGACCGGTATATGGCTCGCAGTGGCGCACATGGGAAGCACCAAACGGAGAAAAAATCGATCAGATCTCCGCAGTCATTGATTCGATCAAAAATAATCCGGATTCACGACGTCATCTTGTCAGCGCATGGAATGTGGCAGAGATCAATAATATGAAGCTTCCCCCTTGTCACTTTGCGTTTCAATTTTACGTTGCAGAGGGTAAATTATCATGTATGCTTACGATGCGTTCTGTGGATACGTTCCTCGGGTTACCGTTCAACATCGCAAGTTATGCGCTTTTGACTCATATGATCGCGCAGCAATGTGATCTTGAGGTGGGTGATTTCATCTGGTCTGGAGGGGATGTTCACATCTATTCCAACCATGTTGATCAGGTTAAAACTCAGCTGGAGCGTGAACCTTATGCTTTACCAAAGCTGGTAATCAAGCGTAAGCCAGATTCTATTTTTGATTATAAGTTTGAGGATTTCGAGTTTGAGAACTATCAGCATCATCCGGGCATTAAAGCTCCAATTGCTGTTTAA
- a CDS encoding type IA DNA topoisomerase yields the protein MKTLVIAEKPDMGRTIAAVIEPKAKNNRTYLEGEHYIITWAIGHLLGLAEPDAYDTKYKRWNIADLPIIPDQFKIVPNPRTKDQLKMIGELAKRASAIVNACDAGREGQYIFALIQQQLKLRQPVKRLWISDLTAESIRRGFDGLKDASEFENLTHAARARSEADWLIGMNASRAFTTRHNALLSVGRVQTPVLALIYDREIEIEAFQSQTFYEVAAWFRQEGVEYRGLRQGDKLTDAEAAEAITASVKGKTGQIIKYEAKQTKEYPYRLYDLTLLQREANAKFGYGAKKTLDIAQALYEKHKVISYPRTNSNYVTEQNIEGMHKTLNLLKNGTYSELAQGAKPELVHKNNKGVCNPSRVEDHHAILPTLKRPGTLSKDEQNIYDLIVRRFLSHFYPPAEYKQHTVLTEVEKHQFKTSVKELLSLGWKVVLGSGDQEQGGAGKKKSKKNGNEEEEAEEWTDKAFSVQPELPVQCTKSEFKEKATQPPKSYTEGTLLKAMESAGKQIENEELRDAMKDSGLGTPATRAATIERLKNVGYITMQGKKMQLTLKGRTAIELIRRAGVDLLTSPEMTGQWERRLYQISKGEAGQDKFMENVKKFTLSIIEKVRVQAPAPADAFGEDSRAGRGKGKGARTQAGNTRTSAKTASGGSAVKTSRQTSASSSRAGNGKSTTTKAPSSSGSPSGVRELLAPCPSPGCTGQIIEGKKGYGCSRFKEGCSFVVWKEYAGKKITSTMLKSLIEKGSTQVLSFKRKDGSTVKARIILQDVVTGKLSGEKQDA from the coding sequence ATGAAGACACTGGTTATAGCGGAAAAACCCGACATGGGTCGAACCATTGCCGCCGTCATAGAACCAAAGGCCAAGAATAATCGCACGTATCTGGAGGGTGAGCATTACATCATCACATGGGCGATAGGGCATTTGCTTGGACTGGCTGAACCGGATGCCTATGATACGAAGTACAAGCGCTGGAATATAGCGGATCTGCCGATCATACCCGATCAGTTCAAGATTGTCCCCAATCCGAGAACGAAAGATCAGCTCAAAATGATTGGAGAACTGGCGAAACGGGCTTCAGCGATCGTTAATGCTTGCGATGCCGGGAGAGAAGGGCAGTACATCTTTGCTCTTATACAACAGCAATTGAAGCTGCGTCAGCCTGTAAAGCGTTTATGGATATCAGATTTGACGGCAGAGAGCATTAGACGTGGTTTTGATGGTCTCAAGGATGCCTCTGAATTTGAAAATCTGACCCATGCTGCTCGCGCCAGAAGTGAAGCCGATTGGCTGATTGGCATGAACGCCTCACGGGCGTTTACAACCCGCCATAATGCATTGTTGTCTGTAGGCCGTGTGCAGACGCCGGTACTCGCGCTAATCTACGATCGGGAAATAGAGATTGAAGCGTTCCAGTCACAGACCTTTTATGAAGTAGCCGCCTGGTTTCGGCAGGAAGGTGTCGAGTACCGGGGACTGCGTCAGGGAGATAAGTTGACCGATGCGGAGGCAGCAGAGGCCATTACAGCCAGTGTGAAGGGCAAGACAGGGCAGATTATCAAATACGAAGCGAAGCAAACGAAGGAGTATCCGTATCGTTTGTATGACCTGACCCTTTTACAGCGTGAAGCCAATGCCAAGTTCGGATATGGTGCCAAAAAAACATTGGATATTGCACAGGCCTTGTATGAAAAACACAAGGTAATTTCGTATCCGCGGACAAACTCCAACTATGTTACTGAACAGAATATTGAAGGTATGCACAAAACGCTAAACCTGCTTAAAAATGGTACCTATAGTGAGCTTGCGCAAGGGGCCAAGCCGGAGCTTGTTCATAAGAATAATAAAGGGGTATGTAATCCGAGCAGGGTTGAGGATCACCATGCGATCTTACCTACATTAAAGCGACCAGGTACCTTATCCAAGGATGAGCAAAACATCTATGATTTGATTGTCAGACGTTTCTTGTCTCACTTTTATCCTCCGGCGGAGTATAAGCAACATACCGTGCTCACCGAAGTGGAGAAACATCAGTTTAAGACATCTGTCAAAGAACTGCTGTCCCTCGGATGGAAAGTGGTTCTCGGTTCTGGAGATCAGGAACAGGGCGGTGCAGGCAAGAAGAAGAGCAAGAAAAACGGCAATGAGGAAGAGGAAGCTGAAGAGTGGACGGACAAGGCTTTTAGTGTACAACCTGAATTGCCTGTTCAATGTACGAAAAGTGAGTTCAAAGAGAAGGCGACTCAGCCTCCCAAAAGTTATACCGAGGGAACATTGCTCAAAGCGATGGAAAGTGCAGGCAAGCAGATCGAGAATGAAGAGCTGCGAGATGCGATGAAAGACAGTGGTTTGGGTACTCCGGCTACACGTGCTGCTACGATTGAGCGCCTCAAAAACGTAGGTTACATTACGATGCAGGGGAAAAAAATGCAGTTAACGCTCAAAGGAAGAACGGCTATCGAATTGATTCGCCGAGCAGGCGTAGATCTGTTAACTTCACCTGAGATGACAGGCCAATGGGAAAGAAGATTATATCAGATTTCCAAAGGTGAGGCGGGGCAGGACAAGTTTATGGAGAACGTTAAGAAATTTACGTTGTCCATCATCGAGAAAGTGCGTGTGCAAGCGCCGGCGCCGGCAGATGCTTTTGGAGAAGATTCGCGTGCAGGTAGGGGGAAAGGCAAGGGAGCCAGAACCCAGGCCGGCAATACAAGGACATCTGCCAAGACAGCTAGTGGCGGTTCGGCTGTAAAAACGTCCCGTCAGACTTCGGCATCTTCATCAAGAGCCGGCAATGGGAAAAGCACGACCACCAAGGCGCCGTCCTCAAGTGGCAGCCCTTCGGGAGTGAGAGAGTTACTGGCACCTTGTCCTTCTCCCGGCTGCACGGGTCAGATTATAGAGGGCAAGAAGGGCTACGGATGCTCACGTTTCAAGGAAGGCTGTTCCTTTGTGGTATGGAAAGAGTATGCAGGCAAGAAAATCACCAGTACGATGTTAAAATCGCTGATTGAGAAAGGGAGTACCCAAGTACTGTCTTTCAAACGAAAAGACGGGAGTACGGTGAAGGCACGTATTATTCTCCAGGATGTGGTAACAGGCAAGTTATCTGGGGAGAAGCAGGATGCTTGA
- a CDS encoding HAD family hydrolase — protein MKLLKQHILFDLDDTLVYCNKYFNLILGEFFENMQEWFDGHSLTTQEIREKQLEIDVTGVNKLGFASHHFPQSLIDTYRYFSKKFARSTSPREESYLSKLGMSVYDQEVEPYPHMVETLENLKGAGHSLYLYTGGETVIQQRKIDQMKLSAYFDDRIYIRQHKNIEALEGILSNGPFDRRATWMIGNSLRTDIMPAVKAGIHSIYIKQPNEWQYNIVELQPNPETSMYTITALEEVPKVIHENIQQQQQKRTLG, from the coding sequence ATGAAATTACTGAAACAACATATTTTGTTTGACCTTGATGATACACTCGTATACTGCAACAAATATTTCAACCTGATTTTGGGAGAATTCTTTGAGAATATGCAGGAGTGGTTTGATGGACATTCTTTGACAACGCAAGAGATTCGCGAAAAACAGCTCGAGATCGATGTAACCGGAGTGAACAAGCTTGGCTTTGCGAGTCATCATTTCCCGCAATCCCTGATTGATACCTACCGTTACTTTTCTAAAAAGTTTGCCCGATCAACTTCTCCCAGAGAAGAATCTTATCTGAGCAAGTTGGGTATGAGTGTGTACGATCAGGAGGTTGAACCCTATCCTCATATGGTTGAAACGCTTGAGAACCTCAAAGGTGCTGGACATTCCCTCTACTTATATACTGGCGGCGAAACTGTGATCCAGCAGCGTAAGATTGATCAGATGAAGCTCTCAGCTTATTTTGATGATCGGATCTATATCCGACAGCACAAAAACATTGAAGCACTGGAAGGCATTCTATCTAACGGTCCGTTTGATCGTCGTGCAACATGGATGATTGGCAACTCACTGCGGACAGATATTATGCCCGCGGTAAAAGCCGGAATTCACAGCATATACATTAAACAGCCAAACGAATGGCAATACAACATCGTAGAACTTCAGCCTAATCCGGAAACGTCGATGTATACCATCACTGCTCTGGAAGAGGTACCCAAAGTCATACACGAAAATATACAACAGCAGCAACAAAAAAGGACCCTTGGATAA
- a CDS encoding glutamate synthase subunit beta translates to MSTPTGFMEYKRQLPADREPAERIKDWEEFHKHMAEEELRTQGARCMDCGTPYCHTGIDMVGGTSGCPVHNLIPEWNNLVYRGLWREALERLHKTNNFPEFTGRVCPAPCEGSCTVGLIGQPVTIKTIEEAIIEKGFEEGWVVPEPPEKRTGKRVAVVGSGPAGLATAAQLNKAGHLVTVYERSDRVGGLLMYGIPTMKLDKKVVQRRVDLLEAEGIQFITNTEIGKDIAAQQLVDEYDAVVLCGGATKPREFNIEGSDLKGVHYAMDFLNGSIKSYLDSNLEDGQYLSAKDKDIIVIGGGDTGSDCVATSLRHGCRTITQFGTHTQAPMERDRINNPWPQFPNVYTLDYAQEEAKALFGQDPREFSIMTTKFVGDDEGNLKELHTVQIERIVDETGRKIYQPIPGTERVFPAQMAMIAIGFDGPEQTLVEQLGLATDRRTNVKARYGKYNTNVDKVFAAGDMRRGQSLVVWAINEGREAAREVDKYLMGASVLV, encoded by the coding sequence ATGTCTACACCTACTGGATTTATGGAATACAAACGTCAACTGCCAGCGGATCGTGAGCCAGCGGAGCGGATCAAGGATTGGGAAGAGTTTCATAAACATATGGCAGAAGAAGAACTCAGAACACAAGGTGCACGATGCATGGATTGTGGTACCCCGTATTGCCATACAGGTATAGATATGGTTGGCGGCACGTCAGGTTGCCCCGTGCATAACCTGATTCCAGAATGGAATAATCTTGTATATCGCGGACTGTGGAGAGAAGCACTTGAGCGCCTTCACAAAACGAATAATTTCCCGGAATTTACAGGTCGCGTCTGTCCAGCTCCTTGCGAAGGATCATGTACAGTTGGCTTAATCGGTCAGCCTGTAACCATCAAAACGATTGAAGAAGCAATTATTGAAAAAGGTTTCGAAGAAGGATGGGTCGTTCCGGAGCCTCCTGAAAAACGTACGGGTAAACGTGTAGCTGTCGTAGGCTCAGGTCCAGCTGGATTGGCTACTGCGGCTCAGTTGAATAAAGCAGGACATTTGGTAACGGTATATGAGCGTTCGGATCGTGTTGGCGGATTGCTGATGTACGGTATCCCGACGATGAAATTGGATAAAAAGGTCGTTCAACGTCGTGTTGATCTGCTTGAAGCAGAAGGTATCCAATTCATTACGAACACCGAGATTGGTAAAGATATTGCAGCACAACAACTGGTGGATGAATATGACGCTGTTGTATTGTGTGGTGGTGCAACGAAGCCGCGTGAATTCAATATTGAAGGCAGCGACTTGAAAGGCGTTCATTACGCCATGGATTTCCTGAATGGCAGCATTAAGAGCTATCTGGATTCCAATCTGGAAGATGGTCAATATCTGTCGGCTAAGGATAAAGATATTATCGTCATTGGTGGCGGTGATACAGGATCTGACTGTGTAGCTACATCGCTGCGTCATGGTTGTCGTACGATCACTCAATTCGGTACGCATACACAAGCGCCTATGGAGCGTGATCGCATTAACAACCCTTGGCCGCAATTCCCGAACGTTTACACACTTGATTATGCACAAGAGGAAGCCAAAGCACTGTTTGGTCAAGATCCGCGTGAATTCTCCATCATGACAACGAAATTTGTCGGAGACGATGAGGGGAACCTCAAAGAATTGCATACAGTACAGATCGAGCGTATTGTGGATGAAACGGGTCGCAAGATTTATCAGCCGATTCCAGGTACAGAGCGTGTATTCCCGGCTCAGATGGCGATGATTGCCATTGGTTTTGATGGACCGGAACAAACGTTGGTAGAGCAACTGGGTCTTGCAACAGATCGTCGCACAAACGTTAAGGCACGTTACGGCAAATACAATACCAATGTGGATAAAGTATTTGCAGCAGGTGATATGCGTCGTGGTCAAAGCTTGGTTGTATGGGCGATTAATGAAGGCCGTGAGGCTGCTCGTGAAGTGGACAAATACTTGATGGGTGCTTCGGTTCTGGTGTAA
- a CDS encoding helix-turn-helix transcriptional regulator — protein sequence MAYHVKIDVSPIYEMLNSFLVYVTKKWIQHLDIGPEWILEVEGKLSSNVRAALAPAATWPFDDFDVLFAWAAYQNDTEENREFLDMLAGMTAEDLYARVSPLLPALTIEESTRIRNSYVPLLRLWDEHYCQNMSEDQRVWLEEDAEEKRILLDKMGPELLIEYATAGVLVEPMPGLNEVILFPTVHNRPINMYCFYEGMMIMQYPVDAPEENEDQPPTCLLRFTHALADPERLRLLRYVSDEPKSLAEMCEELGKDEDTVKDQVMALRIAGLLRTHLLGSNRKEKYSIRPDGVSELNMFLESYIRI from the coding sequence ATGGCCTATCATGTGAAAATTGATGTTTCACCGATATATGAAATGCTTAACAGCTTTTTGGTTTATGTCACGAAAAAATGGATTCAGCATCTGGATATTGGTCCTGAATGGATTCTGGAAGTGGAAGGCAAACTAAGCTCCAATGTACGAGCTGCGCTCGCACCTGCTGCCACTTGGCCTTTTGATGATTTTGATGTGCTGTTTGCATGGGCAGCGTATCAAAATGATACGGAGGAAAATCGTGAGTTTCTGGACATGCTTGCCGGAATGACAGCGGAAGACCTATATGCACGTGTGTCTCCTCTACTGCCCGCTCTTACAATAGAAGAATCTACGCGCATTCGGAACAGTTATGTCCCATTATTGCGACTATGGGATGAACACTACTGTCAGAATATGAGCGAAGATCAGCGTGTATGGCTGGAAGAAGATGCCGAAGAAAAACGCATTTTGCTTGATAAAATGGGCCCTGAACTGCTTATTGAATATGCTACGGCAGGAGTTCTTGTTGAACCGATGCCTGGACTGAACGAAGTCATCCTGTTTCCAACGGTGCACAATCGCCCTATTAATATGTACTGCTTCTATGAGGGAATGATGATTATGCAGTATCCCGTAGATGCACCTGAAGAAAATGAAGACCAGCCGCCAACATGCCTTTTACGATTCACCCATGCACTGGCTGATCCCGAAAGACTTCGCCTGCTTCGTTACGTATCGGATGAACCAAAGTCTCTCGCTGAGATGTGTGAAGAATTGGGTAAAGATGAAGATACGGTCAAAGATCAGGTGATGGCGCTGCGCATCGCAGGTCTGCTGCGAACTCATTTGCTCGGAAGTAACCGTAAAGAGAAATACAGTATTCGGCCAGATGGCGTATCTGAATTGAATATGTTTCTGGAATCTTACATTCGCATATAA
- a CDS encoding dihydrofolate reductase produces MSIELVWAMGENGVIGLNNSIPWRLPKDMAFFKQRTLNKTIIMGRNTWESFGGKPLPQRRNIVVTRDLNYKVEQAEIVHTIEEGLSVTKGEELCVIGGSQVYREFLPLADRLVVTKIHENFEGDTFFPEVDWSEWELVEQIEGEQDEKNVHAYTFEFYERKH; encoded by the coding sequence TTGAGTATTGAATTGGTATGGGCAATGGGGGAGAACGGTGTGATTGGATTGAATAATTCAATTCCATGGCGTTTACCCAAGGATATGGCCTTTTTCAAACAACGTACGTTAAACAAAACGATTATCATGGGGCGTAACACGTGGGAATCTTTTGGCGGTAAGCCGCTACCTCAGCGCCGTAATATCGTAGTGACAAGAGATCTGAATTACAAGGTCGAACAGGCTGAAATCGTACATACGATTGAAGAAGGGCTGAGCGTAACCAAAGGTGAGGAACTATGCGTAATTGGAGGTTCCCAAGTGTATCGCGAGTTCCTGCCCCTTGCAGATCGTCTTGTGGTGACCAAAATTCATGAGAATTTTGAGGGAGATACGTTTTTCCCCGAAGTGGATTGGTCCGAATGGGAACTGGTTGAACAGATTGAAGGCGAACAGGATGAAAAAAATGTCCACGCATATACGTTTGAATTTTATGAACGTAAACATTAA
- a CDS encoding MFS transporter translates to MSSITRPKLSHSTANYLILITVIVVAGISQGLLLPVLSIFLEQKGVSPGLNGLNAAALYIGSFAMTLVAERLLGALGFKKLIVGGLLLVMVPLILFPYLPDIKIWFILRLVVGIGDSALHYAAQLWVLLVTAPEKRGRYISLYGMSYGLGFSIGPLGIKLLGFGDAVPFWVLFICIAAVLILVLMKLPDTKPEKAEHGQLPERRFRRSLAWAWYALLPALLYGYMEAGMNSNFPVYGLRIGFDTNQISSLLPFIGIGGLFLQLPLGMLSDRYGRKKILMFAGISGGIVFMLVPVAGTHFWWTLVLLTIAGGLVGSFFSLGLAYAADILPKVLLPAANVVASFHFTIGSIIGPNLGGQMINWISPGSMFTLLGIMYLLFGVAGILFRRKPEFESVLK, encoded by the coding sequence GTGTCATCGATTACTCGTCCCAAACTATCACACTCGACAGCCAATTATCTGATTCTGATTACGGTTATTGTGGTGGCGGGCATAAGCCAGGGGCTGTTGCTTCCTGTGCTTTCAATTTTTTTGGAGCAAAAAGGGGTTTCACCAGGATTAAACGGATTAAACGCCGCCGCGTTGTACATTGGTTCATTTGCCATGACGCTAGTGGCGGAGCGACTACTAGGTGCATTGGGGTTCAAAAAGCTGATTGTAGGCGGCCTGTTATTGGTCATGGTTCCTTTGATCTTATTTCCTTATTTACCAGATATTAAAATATGGTTCATTTTACGTCTGGTCGTTGGAATAGGAGATAGCGCACTACATTATGCGGCCCAACTCTGGGTGCTGCTTGTTACTGCACCTGAAAAGCGTGGACGTTACATATCATTATATGGCATGTCCTACGGTCTCGGATTCAGTATTGGTCCTCTGGGAATAAAGCTGCTTGGCTTCGGTGATGCTGTCCCTTTCTGGGTCTTGTTCATCTGCATTGCAGCAGTACTTATACTGGTATTAATGAAGCTTCCGGATACGAAACCGGAAAAAGCAGAGCATGGCCAACTGCCGGAACGTCGCTTCCGTCGCAGTCTGGCATGGGCTTGGTATGCACTGTTACCAGCACTCTTATACGGATATATGGAGGCCGGTATGAATAGCAACTTCCCGGTGTATGGCCTTCGTATTGGATTCGATACCAATCAGATTTCATCGTTGCTTCCATTTATCGGTATTGGAGGTTTGTTCCTTCAATTGCCTCTCGGAATGTTGAGTGACCGATATGGGCGTAAGAAGATATTGATGTTTGCGGGCATCAGCGGGGGAATTGTCTTCATGCTGGTTCCAGTCGCAGGTACGCATTTCTGGTGGACACTTGTATTGTTAACAATTGCAGGTGGCCTGGTCGGTTCCTTTTTCTCACTGGGTCTGGCTTATGCCGCAGACATCTTGCCTAAAGTGTTGCTGCCCGCAGCCAACGTAGTGGCATCCTTTCATTTCACGATTGGAAGCATTATCGGACCGAATCTGGGTGGTCAAATGATCAACTGGATTTCACCCGGAAGCATGTTCACCCTACTTGGAATCATGTACCTTCTTTTTGGTGTGGCAGGTATATTATTTCGTCGTAAACCTGAGTTCGAATCTGTGTTAAAATAG
- a CDS encoding phosphonate ABC transporter ATP-binding protein — MIRVENLSKSVGVDRVPVLRDIRFDMQQGEMIAVVGSSGSGKSMLLKCLAMMEKWDSGRFTVDGAEILKEGWSGKRKIKREWAYLEQNPELFPRRTALKNVLIGRSGQTPVWRMVTGMVRSDDYMGAMDYLEGLGLLDKAHQIAEKLSGGEKQRVAIARALAHGAKVVLADEPVIGLDPHTADSVLETLRKLCEEERATVIAVLPIELAEKHATRIWGLADGKIAFDIRGRRLTQQEKNQI, encoded by the coding sequence ATGATCAGAGTAGAGAACTTGAGTAAATCCGTTGGCGTGGACCGCGTTCCCGTTCTACGGGATATTCGATTTGATATGCAACAAGGTGAGATGATAGCTGTCGTTGGTTCAAGCGGTAGCGGTAAAAGCATGTTGCTTAAATGTTTGGCCATGATGGAAAAATGGGATTCTGGCCGATTTACGGTGGATGGTGCCGAGATCTTGAAAGAAGGCTGGTCTGGAAAACGGAAAATAAAACGGGAATGGGCATACTTGGAGCAGAATCCTGAGTTATTCCCCAGACGTACAGCTCTTAAAAATGTATTAATCGGACGATCGGGTCAGACTCCCGTATGGAGAATGGTAACCGGTATGGTACGTTCCGATGATTATATGGGTGCTATGGATTATCTCGAAGGATTGGGATTACTCGATAAAGCACATCAAATAGCAGAAAAGCTTAGCGGTGGCGAGAAGCAGCGTGTTGCTATTGCAAGAGCACTTGCTCATGGTGCCAAAGTGGTTTTGGCCGACGAACCTGTGATTGGCCTTGACCCTCATACAGCAGATTCGGTGCTGGAAACACTACGCAAACTATGTGAAGAAGAACGTGCAACAGTCATTGCAGTACTGCCTATTGAACTTGCTGAGAAACATGCCACACGGATCTGGGGATTGGCAGATGGCAAGATTGCTTTTGATATTCGTGGACGAAGACTGACACAGCAAGAAAAAAACCAGATTTAA
- a CDS encoding Fur family transcriptional regulator: protein MASNRDKSISEQIFHIKNQLVEKGYKLTQQREVTVRVLLEHEKDHFSAEEVFLLVKEQFPEIGLATVYRTLELLSDLQVVEKINFGDGAARFDLRSTDGSHHHHHLICTECGKVEEIMEDGLLRLEQQIERQYGFAVTDHRLDFQGVCKECRQKHVLKEQAAG from the coding sequence ATGGCAAGTAACCGGGACAAGTCCATTTCAGAACAGATCTTTCACATTAAAAATCAATTGGTTGAAAAAGGATATAAGTTAACACAACAAAGGGAAGTTACTGTACGTGTATTACTTGAACATGAAAAGGATCATTTTAGTGCAGAGGAAGTTTTCCTCCTGGTTAAAGAGCAGTTCCCTGAGATTGGATTGGCTACCGTATACCGAACTCTCGAACTTCTGAGTGATCTTCAGGTCGTTGAAAAGATTAACTTTGGCGATGGTGCTGCACGTTTCGACCTGCGAAGCACGGATGGCTCCCATCATCACCATCATTTGATCTGTACAGAATGTGGAAAAGTAGAAGAGATTATGGAAGATGGTCTGCTTCGTTTGGAACAACAGATAGAACGGCAGTATGGCTTTGCAGTTACGGATCATCGTCTGGATTTCCAAGGTGTATGCAAAGAGTGCAGACAAAAACATGTACTGAAAGAACAGGCAGCAGGTTAA
- the lpdA gene encoding dihydrolipoyl dehydrogenase produces the protein MVVGDASLNIDTLVIGAGPGGYVAAIRAAQLGQSVLIVDKSELGGVCLNRGCIPSKALISAAHQYESALHGEAFGISAENVKVDFSKTQEFKNGVVKKMTGGVAGLLKGNKVEVFNGECMFINENEARVFNDHESPRYKFKNAIIATGSRPIELKPFPFGGRILSSTEALNLPEVPKSMIVIGGGYIGAELGQMYSKFGAKVTIIEGLDTVLPGFDKDMTSLVAKNMKKTGIEIVTGAKAESAEQTDKDVTVKYSVNGESKEVTADYLLVTVGRRPNTDGELGLDMIGVDVDERGFVKVDHQGRTSIPHIFAIGDIVSGLALAHKASYEGKVAAEAIAGQPSVVDYKCMPAVVFTDPECSSVGYTEKEAKEKGYKVKAGKFPYAGNGRAVSLNHAEGFVKIVADEESGLVLGCQIVGLEASNLIAELGLAIEMGATLEDLALTIHAHPTLGEIVMEAAELVMGHPIHIISR, from the coding sequence ATGGTAGTAGGCGACGCTTCTCTCAATATCGACACATTAGTAATTGGTGCGGGTCCTGGTGGCTATGTAGCTGCCATCCGCGCTGCTCAACTGGGCCAAAGCGTATTGATCGTAGACAAATCCGAACTGGGCGGTGTTTGTTTGAACCGTGGATGTATTCCATCCAAAGCCCTGATCTCTGCTGCACACCAATATGAGTCTGCACTTCACGGTGAAGCTTTTGGTATCTCTGCTGAAAACGTAAAAGTGGACTTCAGCAAAACTCAAGAGTTCAAAAACGGCGTTGTTAAGAAAATGACTGGCGGCGTAGCTGGTTTGCTCAAAGGCAACAAAGTTGAAGTTTTCAACGGTGAGTGCATGTTCATCAACGAAAACGAAGCTCGTGTATTCAATGACCACGAGTCACCACGTTACAAATTTAAAAATGCAATTATTGCAACAGGTTCCCGTCCAATCGAACTGAAACCTTTCCCGTTTGGCGGACGCATTCTGTCTTCGACAGAAGCTCTGAACTTGCCTGAAGTACCAAAAAGCATGATCGTTATCGGTGGCGGATATATCGGTGCTGAGCTTGGTCAAATGTACTCCAAATTCGGTGCAAAAGTAACAATCATCGAAGGTTTGGATACAGTACTGCCAGGTTTCGATAAAGACATGACTAGCCTCGTGGCTAAAAACATGAAGAAAACAGGCATCGAAATCGTAACGGGTGCAAAAGCTGAAAGTGCTGAGCAAACGGATAAAGATGTAACTGTTAAGTATTCTGTAAATGGTGAGTCCAAAGAAGTAACTGCAGATTACCTGCTGGTGACTGTTGGACGTCGTCCAAATACGGATGGAGAACTTGGTCTCGACATGATTGGTGTTGACGTTGACGAGCGTGGATTTGTCAAAGTTGACCACCAAGGTCGTACTAGCATTCCTCATATCTTCGCTATCGGTGACATCGTATCTGGCCTGGCTCTGGCACACAAAGCTTCTTATGAAGGTAAAGTGGCTGCTGAAGCAATCGCAGGACAACCATCTGTAGTTGACTACAAATGTATGCCGGCTGTTGTGTTCACAGATCCAGAGTGTTCCAGCGTAGGTTACACGGAGAAAGAAGCTAAAGAAAAAGGTTACAAAGTAAAAGCAGGTAAATTCCCTTATGCGGGTAACGGTCGTGCTGTATCTTTGAACCACGCTGAAGGCTTCGTGAAAATCGTAGCTGACGAAGAAAGCGGCCTTGTATTGGGTTGCCAAATCGTAGGTCTGGAAGCTTCCAACTTGATTGCTGAGCTTGGATTGGCAATCGAAATGGGCGCTACTTTGGAAGATCTGGCTCTCACAATTCACGCTCACCCAACTTTGGGCGAAATCGTGATGGAAGCTGCGGAATTGGTTATGGGTCACCCGATCCACATCATCTCCCGTTAA